CCGCGCCGTGGTCGGCGAAAAAACTCGCGCTGCGCTCGGCGTCGCACGGCACGATGGTCGCGTTCTCGCTCGCAACCGGCTTCACCTTCGTCGGCTGGTTCGTGCCGGTGCGCGAGCTCGTCGGCCACGTCGACGGCTGGCCGCTGTTCTGGCTCTTGTTCTACGCCGCTTTCACCTATCTGTTGGCCGGGCTCTTGCGCGAGAAAGTCTGCCTCTTCATGTGCCCATACGCGCGCTTCCAGGGCGTGATGTTCGACAAGGACACGCTGGTGGTCAGCTACGATGCGCAACGCGGCGAACCGCGCGGCGGGTTGAAGAAGGACGCGACCGCACCGCGCGGCGACTGCGTCGACTGCGGCCTGTGCGTGCAGGTCTGCCCGACCGGCATCGACATCCGGCACGGGCTGCAATACGAATGTATCAACTGCGCCGCCTGCATCGATGCCTGCGACGAGGTGATGGACAAGATAGCCGCGCCGCGCGGGCTGATCCGCTTCTCGAGCGAGAATCGGCTCGCCGGCAAGGTCGACAGCGCGCGGCGCCTGCTGCTGCGGCCGCGCGTCGCCGTCTACGGCGCGCTGATGGGGATCGTCGGCATCGCGACCGCGTACGGCTTCGCGACGCGCGCGCCGCTCGAGATGAACGTGCTGCGCGACCGCGCCTTCCTGGTGCGCGAGACATCGGACGGCTGGCTGGAAAACGGCTACACCGCGAACCTCGTCAACACCGGCGATGAGACGCTCATCCTGAGCTTCAGCGTCGACGGCCTGCCGGGCGCGAAGTTGGCCGAGCCGACTATCGTGACGCTGGCGCCCGAGAAGAGCGCGTCGGTGATGCTGCGCGTAGAGGCGCCGCCCGAGGCGGTGCAGCGCGGCAGCCAGCCGTTGCGCATCGTAGCCTACGCAGCAGACGAACCAGGTGTGTCTGTAGGCGAGAGCTCGCGCTTCATCGGGGAATGATGGAAAGGTTGGCCGAGCGCTTCAGTTCAGCAAATCGGCGAGCGTCTCGAGCGCCGGCGCCTGCGGCGCCTCGTAGTAGCTGGCGTTCAGCCGTATCGCCGGCCTGCCGCTTCCCGGCGGCTGGCACAGGGCGCCCGGCGCAACGAAGATGCCCTGCGCCTGCGCGGCGGCGACGCACGCCGCTTCGCACGCCCCCGGCGGCAGCTCCAGCCACAGGAAGTAGCCGCCGGCCGGCTCGTGCAGGCGGCAACCGCCGGGCAGACGCGGCAGCAGCGCATCGCGCATCGCCGCGACGCGCGCCGCCAACTCACCGCGCAGCCGCGCTTGCATGCCCTCGTGCGCGCCGTCGGCCAACAGTTCGGCGATCGCCATCTGGCTCGGCAACGGCGACGCGAGCGTGGTGCTGGCTTTCAGCGCGCCGACGCGCTCGCGCCAGCGCCCCGGCGCGATCCAGCCGACGCGGTAGCCGGGCGCCAGCGTCTTCGAGAAACCGGAACAGTGCAGCACGCGGCCGTCCGCGTCGTCGGCGATCAGCGGGCGCGGCGGCGCGGCGCCGAAGAACAGCGCGCGGTAGCTGTCGTCCTCGATCAGCGGCAGGTCGTGGCGCCGCGCGATATCGAGCAGCGCCGCGCGCGACGCGTCGGCAAGACACACGCCGGTAGGGTGCTGGAACGACGGCATCGCCGCGATGCCGTTAAGGCTGCCGGCGGCCTCGTCGAGCAGGCCGGCATCGAAGACCCCGGAAGAATCGACCGGCACCGCCAGCACCGCGATGCCGTGCTGCGCGAGCAGGCCCAACAGGCCGGGGAAGGCCGGCGTCAGCACCGCCAGACGCGGCGAGGGTTGGCCGAGCGTCACCGCGCGCACCGCGAGCGACAGCGCCTCCATCGCGCCGCAGGTGATATGGATGTCGCACCAGTCGAGCGCGATGCCCTCGGCGCGGTAGCGGCGCGCGAGCTGGCGGCGCAGCGCGGGAAGGCCATACGGCTGCGGCTCGGCCAACTCGCGGCCGTAGCCGCGCATCGCGCGCGTCGCCGCCTCGCCGAGCGCGCGCGTGTCGAACAGCGCCGGGTTGACGAAGGGCGAGCCCCAGGGGCCGGACAGCGGCGGCGCGACGGGAGCGGGCAAGGCGCCGGCGATCACGGTAAAGCCCTCGCGCGCCCTCGCCTCTGCGAAGCCGAGCCGCTCGAGCTCCCAGTACGCGCGCTTTGCGGTGTTGAGGCTGACCGCGTGCGTTTGCGCCGACGCGCGCAGCGACGGCAGCGCGTCGCCGGGCCGGTAGCTGCCGCGCTCGATCGCCGAGACGAAAAAGTCGACCAGACGGGCGAATTTGTTCATGCCGCGTAGCGTAACAGCCCGGCGCCGCGGCGGCGACCTGACGCCGGGCCGTCTAGAAACGGCCCGGCGTTTTACTTCAGTCGCCGAAGGCGTAGGCGTCCATCGCGACCGAGCGGTGCTCTACGCCGCGATACAGTGGCCGCGGCGCGCCGCCGGCGCCTAGCGCGAAGAACAGCGGCAGCAGGTGCTCGTCGGTAGGATGGTTCTCGCGGCCGAACGGCGCCTGTTTTTCCCAATCGAGCAGCGCGGCCACGTCGTGCTCGGCCAAGCTCGCGTGCATCCAGTCGCGGAAACCGTTGACCCAATCGGGCACCTCGCCGCGGCCGAGCTCGTACAGATTGTGCGTGAGGCTGCCCGAGCCGATCACGAGCACGCCGTCGCAGGCGAATTCCGAAACGGCTCTGCCTAGTGCGTAATGGTCGCGCGCGTCGCCGCCGGGCAGCACCGACAGCTGCACCACCGGCACGTCGCGCTCAGGGTACATC
This DNA window, taken from Crenobacter cavernae, encodes the following:
- a CDS encoding PLP-dependent aminotransferase family protein, whose amino-acid sequence is MNKFARLVDFFVSAIERGSYRPGDALPSLRASAQTHAVSLNTAKRAYWELERLGFAEARAREGFTVIAGALPAPVAPPLSGPWGSPFVNPALFDTRALGEAATRAMRGYGRELAEPQPYGLPALRRQLARRYRAEGIALDWCDIHITCGAMEALSLAVRAVTLGQPSPRLAVLTPAFPGLLGLLAQHGIAVLAVPVDSSGVFDAGLLDEAAGSLNGIAAMPSFQHPTGVCLADASRAALLDIARRHDLPLIEDDSYRALFFGAAPPRPLIADDADGRVLHCSGFSKTLAPGYRVGWIAPGRWRERVGALKASTTLASPLPSQMAIAELLADGAHEGMQARLRGELAARVAAMRDALLPRLPGGCRLHEPAGGYFLWLELPPGACEAACVAAAQAQGIFVAPGALCQPPGSGRPAIRLNASYYEAPQAPALETLADLLN
- the ccoG gene encoding cytochrome c oxidase accessory protein CcoG; its protein translation is MSSRAIPIVPIKIHPRLPRGRFHNGRVAMVLLTQLLFFVMPWLTWHGRQAVLFDFPGSRFHLFGLTLLPQDFVYLAALLIFCAIALFWWTALAGRLWCGFSCPQTVYSQIMVWIERAIEGDRKARIALDAAPWSAKKLALRSASHGTMVAFSLATGFTFVGWFVPVRELVGHVDGWPLFWLLFYAAFTYLLAGLLREKVCLFMCPYARFQGVMFDKDTLVVSYDAQRGEPRGGLKKDATAPRGDCVDCGLCVQVCPTGIDIRHGLQYECINCAACIDACDEVMDKIAAPRGLIRFSSENRLAGKVDSARRLLLRPRVAVYGALMGIVGIATAYGFATRAPLEMNVLRDRAFLVRETSDGWLENGYTANLVNTGDETLILSFSVDGLPGAKLAEPTIVTLAPEKSASVMLRVEAPPEAVQRGSQPLRIVAYAADEPGVSVGESSRFIGE
- a CDS encoding DODA-type extradiol aromatic ring-opening family dioxygenase gives rise to the protein MTRLPSLFISHGGPSVLIDGSQVPEAWRRIAAELPRPRAVLMMSAHHPGRAVRVGAAPAWQTVHDFRGFPTELYELRYDVQGDPELAEMVFDKIRAAGIAAELDTSPGIDHGAWVPLLAMYPERDVPVVQLSVLPGGDARDHYALGRAVSEFACDGVLVIGSGSLTHNLYELGRGEVPDWVNGFRDWMHASLAEHDVAALLDWEKQAPFGRENHPTDEHLLPLFFALGAGGAPRPLYRGVEHRSVAMDAYAFGD